A stretch of the Psychroserpens sp. Hel_I_66 genome encodes the following:
- a CDS encoding TetR/AcrR family transcriptional regulator, whose amino-acid sequence MITKEELLKYSVNKFTQFGSKHVTLDELANELGISKKTIYTFFDNKEDLVTSSIESLLNDYKKDINSLIASNGKDPILCVILIYKKGFEYLKYFKPSFLFGLEKYYPKAITLFNEFVDELSNRIVFELFKQAQESGSVKKEINLELIVRIYFYRIDNLIFKENNLSEAYPTEELFKHLVVYNLKGIITSNYSNSYFE is encoded by the coding sequence ATGATTACTAAAGAAGAATTATTAAAATATTCTGTAAATAAGTTTACCCAATTTGGAAGCAAGCACGTTACTTTAGATGAGTTAGCAAATGAGCTTGGTATTTCTAAAAAAACGATATACACGTTTTTTGATAATAAAGAAGATTTAGTCACTTCAAGTATTGAAAGCTTGTTAAATGATTATAAAAAAGATATAAATAGTTTGATTGCAAGTAATGGAAAGGACCCTATTTTATGCGTTATTCTAATTTACAAAAAAGGGTTTGAGTATTTAAAATACTTTAAGCCCTCTTTCCTTTTTGGGCTCGAGAAGTATTACCCAAAAGCAATAACTTTATTTAATGAGTTTGTTGATGAACTGTCAAATCGTATAGTTTTTGAATTATTTAAGCAAGCACAAGAATCTGGTAGTGTTAAAAAGGAAATTAATTTAGAATTAATAGTCAGAATTTATTTTTATAGGATCGATAATCTCATATTTAAAGAGAATAATTTATCTGAAGCATACCCAACAGAAGAGCTTTTTAAGCATTTAGTGGTTTATAATTTAAAAGGAATAATAACAAGTAACTATTCTAATTCTTATTTTGAATAG
- a CDS encoding chloride channel protein, with amino-acid sequence MLIKPITKRLLLLRQRYISQKNFVFLLAMLIGLLSGLVSVTIKNITYGIQWILEHLVIVSANSIYFILPTIGLWLVYLFVKYISKKKIEHAIPSILFSLSKKNGLVKRSKIYLPLITAPLTAGFGGSVGLLGPAIASASAVSSYVGQLFHVDRKTRTLLIGCAAAGAIASIFQSPIAAIIFAVEVFSLDLTFASLLPLLIASVSSVLTSYFFVGNGVLFNYNIATPFVLQDTLFFIVLGIGTGIASIYFSKIYFAVYKFFERFKTSGQKLLVGGLAIGVMLYFIPPLYGEGFGFINDLLDGNHLHALGKTPFDDYLDNIWVVIALLFGITIFKAIAMTTTFAAGGAGGIIIPTMVMGSALGNVVAKIINNIGLGFQVSETNFTLLGMAGLIAGVLHAPLTAIFLIAEITGGYQLFVPLMITVSMSFIIKKSTIEHTIYTKELAEKGALLTHDKDQSVLTLMKLDSVIEKDFTILNPEMSLGEMLHKGVAKSSRNLFPVVDYNGYLVGIILLDDIRTVMFDQSLYETTSVETFMHNPPDYIYYESDSMKDVMRRFQDSGAWNLPVIKKGSYYGFVSKSKLLTAYRRELINFTSS; translated from the coding sequence ATGCTAATCAAACCCATAACAAAGCGTTTACTCCTTTTGCGACAGAGATATATTTCGCAAAAAAACTTTGTTTTTTTATTGGCGATGCTTATTGGTTTATTATCTGGATTGGTATCTGTAACTATAAAGAATATTACTTACGGAATTCAATGGATATTGGAGCACCTCGTCATAGTTTCAGCAAATAGCATCTATTTCATTTTACCAACTATTGGTCTTTGGCTGGTTTATTTATTTGTAAAATACATATCTAAAAAAAAGATTGAACACGCCATCCCAAGTATTCTATTTTCGTTGTCAAAAAAGAATGGTTTAGTCAAACGAAGCAAAATTTATTTACCTTTAATTACAGCGCCTTTAACTGCTGGTTTTGGTGGTTCGGTTGGGTTGCTTGGTCCAGCTATTGCTTCTGCTTCTGCAGTGAGCTCCTATGTTGGTCAGTTATTTCATGTGGATAGAAAAACAAGAACGTTGCTCATTGGTTGTGCAGCAGCAGGTGCAATTGCTTCTATTTTTCAATCACCAATTGCTGCGATTATTTTTGCCGTTGAGGTTTTTAGTTTAGACTTAACCTTTGCTTCGTTGTTGCCATTATTAATTGCTTCGGTATCTTCAGTGTTGACATCTTATTTTTTCGTCGGAAATGGAGTGCTTTTTAATTACAATATCGCAACACCTTTTGTATTACAAGACACACTTTTTTTCATCGTTTTGGGAATAGGTACAGGAATAGCATCGATCTATTTCTCTAAAATTTATTTTGCGGTATATAAGTTTTTTGAACGTTTTAAAACTAGCGGACAAAAATTATTGGTTGGTGGCTTGGCCATTGGTGTGATGTTGTATTTCATTCCGCCATTATATGGTGAAGGTTTTGGATTTATAAATGATTTACTCGATGGCAATCACTTGCATGCTTTGGGTAAAACGCCTTTTGATGATTATCTCGATAATATTTGGGTTGTGATAGCTTTATTGTTTGGGATCACTATTTTTAAAGCCATTGCGATGACCACTACCTTTGCTGCAGGAGGAGCAGGAGGAATCATTATCCCAACCATGGTCATGGGAAGTGCACTGGGCAATGTTGTTGCAAAAATCATCAACAATATAGGTTTGGGTTTTCAGGTTTCTGAAACTAATTTTACACTCCTCGGTATGGCAGGATTAATTGCGGGTGTGTTGCATGCACCATTAACCGCTATTTTTTTAATTGCTGAAATTACGGGTGGTTACCAATTGTTCGTCCCATTGATGATTACGGTTTCTATGTCATTTATAATCAAGAAAAGCACAATAGAGCATACCATTTACACCAAAGAACTTGCTGAAAAAGGAGCGCTATTGACGCATGATAAAGATCAATCTGTATTGACGTTAATGAAACTTGATAGCGTTATTGAAAAGGACTTCACAATTTTAAATCCCGAAATGTCTCTTGGTGAAATGTTACATAAAGGTGTAGCCAAATCGAGCAGAAATTTATTTCCGGTTGTAGATTACAATGGATATTTGGTTGGTATTATTTTATTGGATGACATACGAACGGTTATGTTTGACCAGTCATTATACGAAACCACATCTGTAGAAACCTTTATGCACAATCCGCCAGATTATATCTACTATGAAAGTGATTCAATGAAAGATGTTATGCGTAGATTTCAAGATAGTGGAGCTTGGAATCTTCCGGTAATAAAGAAAGGAAGTTATTATGGTTTCGTTTCTAAATCTAAGTTGCTCACTGCTTATCGTCGTGAACTAATTAATTTTACATCATCTTAA
- a CDS encoding efflux transporter outer membrane subunit yields MKSILKYKNFSKGALILVVALTLQSCFVAKDYERPELNIETEALYRTENLPTDSVSMADVSWKNLFSDQYLQKYIEEGLQNNMDVRIAIQQMIAAEAYAKQGRAGYFPSANIGTNWTHQELSKNSQFGAFLNDTSTDQFDITANLSWEADIWGKIRSNKRATQAAYLQSVAGHQAVKTQLISSIANTYYNLLALDAQLEVTKQTIATRESGVETIKALKDAGQVTQVAVDQNIAQYNNVKALQVDVETAIFKTENTLSILLGKAPQNFERSSLDLQKIEQEIKLGVPASLLSNRPDVMAAEYNLIQSFELTNVAKSNLYPSLTLTASGGLQSLELDKLLSANSFFANIVGGLMQPLFNKRQLRTEKEVAIAQQEQSLLEFKKTLLVSASEVSNALFSYESETRKYEFRKNEVEALRTAESNSEELLKNGYANYLDLLTARESALNAELNIIDSRLQQLVSIVDLYEALGGGWR; encoded by the coding sequence ATGAAATCAATTTTAAAATATAAAAATTTCAGCAAAGGTGCTTTAATATTGGTGGTAGCCTTGACGTTGCAAAGTTGTTTTGTGGCAAAGGATTATGAGAGACCAGAATTAAATATCGAAACAGAAGCACTTTACAGAACAGAAAATTTACCAACAGATAGCGTGTCTATGGCAGATGTTTCTTGGAAAAATCTGTTTTCAGATCAATACCTTCAAAAATATATAGAAGAAGGATTGCAGAACAACATGGACGTACGTATTGCCATTCAGCAAATGATAGCTGCGGAAGCTTATGCAAAACAAGGGAGAGCTGGCTATTTTCCATCTGCGAATATAGGTACAAATTGGACGCATCAAGAATTATCCAAAAACAGCCAATTTGGTGCGTTTTTGAATGACACTTCAACAGATCAATTTGATATTACTGCAAACCTCTCTTGGGAAGCAGATATATGGGGAAAAATAAGAAGTAATAAAAGAGCAACTCAAGCAGCTTATCTACAAAGTGTTGCAGGTCATCAAGCTGTAAAGACACAGTTGATTTCAAGCATTGCGAACACCTATTATAATTTATTAGCTTTGGATGCGCAATTGGAAGTTACAAAGCAAACCATCGCAACTCGAGAAAGTGGTGTGGAGACGATTAAAGCGTTAAAAGACGCGGGACAGGTAACTCAAGTTGCTGTAGATCAAAACATAGCGCAATATAATAATGTTAAAGCCTTACAGGTAGATGTTGAAACTGCTATTTTTAAAACAGAAAATACCTTAAGTATTTTATTGGGAAAAGCACCTCAAAATTTTGAAAGAAGTTCTTTAGACCTTCAGAAAATAGAACAAGAAATAAAACTTGGCGTACCAGCGTCTTTGCTTAGCAATCGACCAGACGTTATGGCTGCGGAATACAATTTGATCCAATCTTTTGAATTGACAAATGTGGCTAAAAGCAATTTGTATCCGTCATTGACATTAACAGCTTCTGGAGGCTTACAAAGTTTGGAATTAGATAAATTATTAAGTGCAAACTCATTTTTCGCAAATATTGTTGGAGGATTAATGCAACCCTTATTTAATAAGCGACAACTTAGAACAGAGAAAGAAGTTGCCATAGCGCAGCAGGAGCAATCTTTACTTGAGTTTAAAAAGACCTTATTAGTTTCTGCAAGTGAAGTGTCCAATGCTTTATTTTCTTACGAATCTGAAACTAGAAAATACGAATTCAGAAAAAATGAGGTTGAAGCATTGCGTACAGCTGAGTCAAATTCTGAAGAGTTGCTAAAAAATGGTTATGCAAATTATCTAGATTTGTTAACAGCAAGGGAAAGCGCTTTAAACGCAGAACTAAATATTATAGACAGTAGATTACAACAATTGGTCTCTATTGTGGATTTATACGAAGCCCTTGGCGGTGGTTGGAGGTAA
- a CDS encoding nucleoside deaminase, which yields MKNPFDDTYFMKKAMQEAEEAFEKGEIPVGAVIVINDRIIARAHNLTELLNDVTAHAEMQAITAAANFLGGKYLVNCTLYVTLEPCQMCAGALYWSQISRIVYGARDEERGCIALDAKLHPKTKMVGGIMADEVSALLKRFFIEKRNLN from the coding sequence ATGAAAAACCCTTTTGACGATACCTATTTCATGAAAAAAGCCATGCAAGAGGCAGAAGAAGCTTTTGAAAAAGGTGAAATTCCCGTAGGTGCAGTTATTGTTATTAATGACAGGATTATAGCAAGAGCACACAACCTCACAGAGCTTTTAAACGATGTCACTGCACATGCCGAAATGCAAGCCATCACAGCAGCAGCAAATTTTTTAGGAGGTAAATATTTAGTTAATTGTACATTATATGTCACTTTAGAGCCTTGCCAAATGTGTGCTGGTGCTTTATACTGGAGTCAGATTTCTAGGATAGTCTATGGAGCAAGAGATGAAGAACGTGGTTGTATTGCCTTAGACGCAAAACTGCATCCAAAAACTAAAATGGTTGGAGGCATTATGGCTGATGAAGTTTCGGCTTTATTGAAACGTTTTTTTATTGAAAAACGAAATTTGAATTAA
- the aspS gene encoding aspartate--tRNA ligase, which produces MYRSHNCGELRASHINKEVTLAGWVQKSRNKGFIVWVDLRDRYGMTQLVFDEERTPKEMMERAEDLGREFVIQVKGKVIERASKNPNMPTGDIEILVSELTILNESKLPPFTIEDETDGGEELRMKYRYLDIRRNPVKNSLMFRHKVTQAVRNYLSKEGFIEVETPYLIKSTPEGARDFVVPSRMNAGQFYALPQSPQTFKQLLMVGGMDKYFQIVKCFRDEDLRADRQPEFTQIDCEMAFIEQEDILNAFEGLTRHLVKEVNGVEVEKFPRMLYDDAMRLYGNDKPDIRFGMEFGELNEVAQHKDFGVFNAAELVVGIAVPGGNSYTRKEIDQLIDWVKRPQVGALGMVYCRYNDDGSFKSSVDKFYDQEDLANWAEVTGAKPGDLICVLSGEKNKVRAQLSALRMELATRLGLRDPKTFAPLWVMDFPLLEWDEDTERYHAMHHPFTSPKPGQLELLKTNPGDVKANAYDLVLNGNEIGGGSIRIHDKETQALMFDYLGFTPEEAKAQFGFLMDAFQYGAPPHGGLAFGLDRLVAILGGQETIRDFIAFPKNNNGRDVMIDAPAPIDDDQLTELSLKLNLKS; this is translated from the coding sequence ATGTATAGAAGTCACAATTGTGGTGAGTTAAGAGCATCACATATCAATAAAGAAGTCACACTTGCAGGTTGGGTTCAAAAATCTAGAAACAAAGGGTTTATCGTTTGGGTAGATCTTCGTGATCGCTACGGGATGACGCAACTCGTTTTTGATGAAGAGCGCACACCAAAAGAAATGATGGAGCGTGCAGAGGATTTAGGTCGCGAATTCGTAATCCAAGTCAAGGGAAAAGTCATTGAGCGTGCCTCTAAAAATCCAAATATGCCAACTGGTGATATTGAGATTTTAGTATCTGAATTAACGATTCTCAACGAATCCAAATTACCACCTTTTACGATTGAAGATGAAACCGATGGTGGTGAAGAATTACGAATGAAATATCGTTACCTCGATATTCGTCGTAACCCTGTGAAAAATAGTTTGATGTTTAGACACAAAGTCACTCAAGCAGTGAGAAACTATTTATCTAAAGAAGGATTTATAGAAGTAGAAACACCATATTTAATCAAGTCAACACCAGAAGGCGCACGAGATTTTGTCGTGCCTTCGCGTATGAATGCTGGTCAGTTTTATGCCTTACCACAAAGTCCTCAAACTTTTAAGCAACTATTGATGGTTGGAGGTATGGATAAGTATTTTCAAATTGTAAAATGCTTTAGAGATGAAGATCTTCGTGCAGATAGGCAACCAGAATTCACACAGATTGACTGCGAAATGGCATTTATCGAGCAAGAAGATATTTTAAATGCTTTTGAAGGTTTGACGCGTCATTTAGTAAAAGAAGTGAACGGAGTTGAGGTTGAGAAATTCCCAAGAATGTTATACGACGATGCCATGCGTCTCTACGGAAACGATAAACCAGACATTCGTTTTGGGATGGAGTTTGGTGAACTAAACGAAGTTGCACAGCATAAAGATTTTGGAGTATTTAATGCTGCGGAATTAGTAGTCGGTATTGCAGTTCCTGGCGGAAACAGTTACACTAGAAAAGAAATCGATCAATTAATAGATTGGGTTAAGCGTCCGCAAGTTGGAGCTTTAGGCATGGTCTATTGCAGGTATAACGATGACGGAAGCTTTAAATCTTCCGTAGATAAATTTTACGATCAAGAGGATTTGGCAAATTGGGCAGAGGTTACTGGAGCAAAACCTGGTGATTTGATTTGCGTACTTTCCGGAGAAAAAAATAAGGTACGAGCACAACTAAGTGCCTTGCGTATGGAATTGGCAACACGTTTAGGTTTGAGAGATCCTAAAACATTTGCACCACTTTGGGTCATGGATTTCCCATTATTAGAATGGGATGAAGATACAGAGCGTTACCACGCGATGCACCATCCATTTACCTCTCCAAAACCAGGACAGTTAGAGTTATTAAAAACAAATCCAGGAGATGTAAAAGCAAACGCTTACGATTTGGTCCTCAACGGAAACGAGATTGGTGGTGGTTCTATTCGTATACACGATAAAGAAACGCAGGCCTTAATGTTTGATTATTTAGGGTTTACACCAGAAGAGGCAAAAGCACAATTTGGATTTTTAATGGATGCATTTCAATATGGAGCGCCTCCTCATGGCGGACTCGCTTTTGGATTGGATAGGCTCGTTGCGATTTTAGGCGGACAAGAAACCATTCGTGATTTTATTGCCTTCCCAAAAAACAATAATGGTCGTGATGTCATGATCGATGCACCTGCGCCAATTGATGATGATCAACTAACAGAATTGAGTTTGAAACTCAACTTAAAATCATAA
- a CDS encoding cold-shock protein, which translates to MTGTVKFFNDSKGFGFITNDETGKDIFVHVSNLNGVELREGDSVEYNEEEGRKGLVAANVQVL; encoded by the coding sequence ATGACTGGAACAGTTAAATTTTTTAATGATTCAAAAGGATTTGGATTCATTACCAACGATGAAACAGGAAAAGACATTTTCGTACACGTATCAAACCTTAACGGTGTTGAATTACGTGAAGGCGATAGTGTAGAGTACAACGAAGAAGAAGGAAGAAAAGGACTAGTAGCTGCAAATGTGCAAGTTCTTTAA
- the lysM gene encoding peptidoglycan-binding protein LysM, which yields MGLFSFIKNAGAKVFGIGKTTEEEAAEARAKATREADATELRLEEAAARNMEETIRDLQLDVENLKVYVEDEMARVSGEAHDQATKEKVVLVVGNTAGISQVDDQMTVENPEPEAKFHAVVSGDTLGKIAKHYYGDAMKYPQIFEANKPMLTDPDKIYVGQVLRIPNLD from the coding sequence ATGGGATTATTTTCATTTATTAAAAACGCAGGAGCAAAAGTCTTCGGAATAGGAAAAACAACAGAAGAAGAAGCAGCTGAAGCAAGAGCAAAAGCAACTAGAGAAGCAGATGCAACAGAGTTACGTCTAGAAGAAGCAGCAGCAAGAAATATGGAAGAAACAATTAGGGATTTACAACTGGATGTTGAAAACCTAAAAGTTTACGTGGAGGATGAAATGGCAAGAGTCTCTGGTGAAGCACACGATCAAGCCACAAAAGAGAAAGTAGTATTGGTAGTCGGTAACACAGCAGGAATCTCTCAAGTAGATGATCAAATGACTGTTGAAAATCCAGAACCAGAAGCAAAATTCCACGCAGTAGTTAGTGGAGACACTTTAGGTAAAATTGCAAAACACTATTATGGTGATGCCATGAAATACCCACAAATTTTTGAAGCAAATAAACCAATGCTAACAGATCCAGATAAGATTTATGTTGGGCAAGTGTTACGTATTCCTAATTTGGATTAA
- a CDS encoding NAD(P)H-dependent glycerol-3-phosphate dehydrogenase encodes MSEPLKYAVFGAGSWATAIVKMLCENLDEVGWYMRSVYTKEHLIKEQHNPSYLSSVEFNIKQLKLSNDINEIAEWADVLIFVIPSAFIHGELQKLTIDISNKTIVSAVKGIMPETGKLVGEQFHDEYNIPFENIAVIAGPCHAEEVALERLSYLTISCDDAKKAQHIADALSSDYIKTKISDDIIGTEYAVMLKNIYAIAAGIAHGLGYGDNFQSVLMSNAIREMKRFIKKMHKMKRNINDSAYLGDLLVTGYSTFSRNRMFGNMIGKGYTVKSAQMEMSMVAEGYYATKSAHELNKKNKKKTRLPIINAVYEILYENKNPKKVFGKLTDKLD; translated from the coding sequence ATGAGTGAGCCATTAAAATATGCAGTATTTGGAGCAGGAAGTTGGGCAACAGCAATTGTTAAAATGCTTTGCGAAAATCTAGATGAAGTGGGTTGGTACATGCGTAGTGTTTACACTAAAGAACATTTAATAAAAGAGCAACATAACCCAAGTTATTTAAGCTCTGTAGAATTTAATATCAAACAACTTAAACTAAGCAATGATATTAATGAAATTGCTGAGTGGGCAGATGTTTTGATTTTTGTAATCCCGTCTGCTTTTATCCATGGAGAATTACAAAAACTAACGATCGATATATCTAATAAAACGATTGTTTCCGCAGTAAAAGGGATTATGCCAGAAACAGGCAAATTGGTTGGTGAGCAATTTCATGATGAATATAATATCCCTTTTGAAAATATTGCAGTGATTGCAGGACCTTGCCACGCAGAGGAAGTTGCTCTTGAGCGATTATCATATTTAACGATTTCTTGCGATGATGCCAAAAAAGCCCAGCATATAGCAGACGCTTTATCTAGCGACTACATCAAGACCAAAATTAGCGACGATATCATTGGTACAGAATACGCAGTAATGTTAAAGAATATTTATGCTATTGCTGCAGGTATTGCTCATGGTTTAGGATATGGTGATAATTTTCAAAGTGTGTTGATGAGCAATGCGATTAGAGAGATGAAGCGATTTATCAAAAAAATGCACAAGATGAAACGTAACATCAATGACTCTGCTTATTTGGGAGATTTATTGGTGACCGGTTATTCTACGTTTTCCCGAAACCGAATGTTTGGAAATATGATTGGAAAGGGCTACACCGTAAAATCTGCACAAATGGAAATGAGCATGGTTGCTGAAGGGTATTACGCCACAAAAAGTGCACATGAACTCAACAAAAAGAATAAAAAGAAAACTCGACTTCCTATTATAAATGCGGTTTATGAGATTTTGTATGAGAACAAGAATCCCAAGAAAGTTTTTGGGAAATTGACAGATAAACTTGACTAG